A stretch of the Thermus thermophilus genome encodes the following:
- a CDS encoding class I SAM-dependent methyltransferase translates to MAVKALFALYPLLQGDYRAVEKALLALEESGATYRVFPTHSEVSGEEEEVFLTLQRAFRKAAEEGALVMWALLTNACEAGDPFRREERLSRFPPLEIAQKVLEGLEAKSVLDLGTGTGVFAEAFAALGLFAVGLDPRADRLEVARAKVKGARFVEGRAEALPFPDGSFDLAFFGLALHHLDPIPALREASRVARRVAVLEWPYREEEVGPPLGRRFSLEALEALFREALGSPPRFLLEEGYVLALWDKR, encoded by the coding sequence ATGGCGGTGAAGGCCCTCTTCGCCCTCTACCCCCTCCTCCAGGGGGACTATAGGGCGGTGGAAAAAGCCCTTCTGGCCCTGGAGGAAAGCGGGGCGACTTACCGCGTCTTCCCCACCCACTCGGAGGTTTCCGGGGAGGAGGAGGAGGTCTTCCTCACCCTGCAAAGGGCCTTCCGGAAGGCGGCGGAGGAGGGGGCGTTGGTGATGTGGGCCCTCCTTACCAACGCCTGCGAGGCAGGGGACCCCTTCCGCAGGGAGGAAAGGCTTAGCCGCTTTCCCCCCTTGGAGATCGCCCAAAAGGTCCTGGAGGGCCTGGAGGCGAAAAGCGTCTTGGACCTCGGCACCGGCACCGGGGTCTTCGCCGAGGCCTTCGCCGCCTTGGGCCTCTTCGCCGTGGGCCTGGACCCCAGGGCGGACCGCCTGGAGGTGGCCCGGGCCAAGGTGAAGGGGGCCCGGTTCGTGGAGGGGCGGGCCGAGGCCCTGCCCTTCCCCGACGGGAGCTTTGACCTCGCCTTCTTCGGCCTCGCCCTCCACCACCTGGACCCCATCCCCGCCCTCCGGGAGGCCTCCCGGGTGGCCCGGCGCGTGGCCGTCTTGGAGTGGCCCTATCGGGAAGAGGAGGTGGGGCCGCCCCTTGGGCGGAGGTTCTCCTTGGAAGCCCTGGAGGCCCTCTTCCGGGAGGCCTTGGGAAGCCCGCCCCGCTTTCTTTTGGAGGAGGGGTACGTCCTCGCCCTTTGGGACAAAAGGTAA
- a CDS encoding class I SAM-dependent methyltransferase produces MDPFASLAEVYEAWYETPLGAYVIAEEERALKGLLPPGESLLEVGAGTGYWLRRLPYPQKVGVEPSEAMLAVGRKRAPEATWVRAWGEALPFPDGSFDVVLLFTALEFVEDVGRVLLEARRVLRPGGALVVGVLEALSPWAALYRRLGERGVLPWTQARFLAREDLKALLGPPEAEGEAVFLAPEAKPPYEEADLAGRRAGNRPALYLGRWR; encoded by the coding sequence GTGGACCCCTTTGCCTCCTTGGCCGAGGTCTACGAGGCCTGGTACGAGACCCCCTTGGGGGCCTACGTCATCGCCGAGGAGGAGAGGGCCCTAAAGGGGCTCCTGCCCCCCGGGGAAAGCCTCCTCGAGGTGGGCGCGGGGACGGGGTACTGGCTCAGGCGCCTTCCCTATCCCCAAAAGGTGGGGGTGGAGCCCTCCGAGGCCATGCTCGCCGTGGGGAGGAAGCGGGCCCCCGAGGCCACCTGGGTGCGGGCTTGGGGCGAGGCCCTGCCCTTTCCCGACGGGAGCTTTGACGTGGTCCTCCTCTTCACCGCCCTGGAGTTCGTGGAGGACGTGGGGCGGGTCCTCCTCGAGGCCCGGCGCGTCCTCCGTCCGGGCGGGGCCCTTGTGGTGGGGGTCCTGGAGGCCCTCTCCCCCTGGGCCGCCCTCTACCGGAGGCTTGGGGAGAGGGGCGTCCTCCCCTGGACCCAGGCCCGCTTCCTCGCCCGGGAGGACCTGAAGGCCCTCCTGGGGCCTCCGGAGGCGGAAGGGGAAGCGGTGTTTCTTGCCCCCGAGGCTAAGCCCCCCTACGAGGAGGCGGACCTTGCGGGAAGGCGCGCGGGGAACCGCCCCGCCCTATACTTGGGGAGATGGCGGTGA
- a CDS encoding alpha-amylase family glycosyl hydrolase: MWWKEAVIYQVYPRSFQDTNGDGVGDLEGVRRRLPYLKSLGVDALWLSPFYKSPMKDFGYDVADHCDVDPIFGTLQDFDRLLEEAHALGLRVLVDLVPNHTSSEHPWFLESRASRNSPKRDWYIWKDPAPDGGPPNNWQSFFGGPAWTLDEATGQYYLHQFLPEQPDLNWRNPEVREAIYEVMRFWLRRGVDGFRVDVLWLLAEDLLFRDEPGNPDWRPGMWDRGRHLHIFTEDQPETYAYVREMRQVLDEFSEPGRERVMVGEIYLPYPQLVRYYQAGCHLPFNFHLIFRGLPDWRPENLARIVEEYESLLTRWDWPNWVLGNHDQPRLASRLGEAQARVAAMLLFTLRGTPTWYYGDEIGMKNGEIPPERVQDPAALRQKDRLGEHNLPPGRDPERTPMQWDDTPFAGFSTVEPWLPVNPDYKTRNVAAQEQDPRSMLHLVRRLIALRKDPDLLYGAYRTYRAREGVYAYLRGEGWLVALNLTEKEKALELPRGGRVVLSTHLDREERVGERLFLRPDEGVVVRLD; this comes from the coding sequence ATGTGGTGGAAAGAAGCGGTCATCTACCAGGTTTACCCCCGGAGCTTCCAGGACACGAACGGGGACGGGGTGGGGGACCTCGAGGGGGTGCGCAGGCGGCTTCCCTACCTCAAGTCCTTGGGGGTGGACGCCCTCTGGCTTTCCCCCTTCTACAAAAGCCCCATGAAGGACTTCGGCTACGACGTGGCCGACCACTGCGACGTGGACCCCATCTTCGGGACCCTTCAGGACTTTGACCGGCTCCTAGAGGAGGCCCACGCCCTAGGGCTTAGGGTCCTCGTGGACCTGGTGCCGAACCACACCTCCAGCGAGCACCCCTGGTTCTTGGAGTCCCGCGCCTCCCGGAATAGCCCCAAACGGGACTGGTACATCTGGAAAGACCCCGCTCCGGACGGCGGCCCCCCCAACAACTGGCAGAGCTTCTTCGGCGGCCCCGCCTGGACCCTGGACGAGGCGACGGGCCAGTACTACCTCCACCAGTTCCTCCCCGAGCAGCCCGACCTCAACTGGCGAAACCCCGAGGTGCGGGAGGCCATTTACGAGGTGATGCGCTTCTGGCTCAGGCGCGGGGTGGACGGCTTCCGGGTGGACGTCCTCTGGCTTCTCGCCGAGGACCTCCTCTTTCGGGATGAGCCCGGAAACCCCGACTGGCGCCCGGGCATGTGGGACCGGGGCCGCCACCTCCACATCTTCACCGAGGACCAGCCGGAGACCTACGCCTACGTGCGGGAGATGCGCCAGGTCCTGGACGAGTTCTCCGAGCCCGGGCGGGAGCGGGTGATGGTGGGGGAGATCTACCTTCCCTACCCCCAGCTCGTGCGCTACTACCAGGCCGGGTGCCACCTGCCCTTCAACTTCCACCTCATCTTCCGGGGGCTTCCCGACTGGAGGCCCGAGAACCTGGCCCGCATCGTGGAGGAGTACGAGAGCCTCCTCACCCGCTGGGACTGGCCCAACTGGGTCCTCGGCAACCACGACCAGCCCCGTCTCGCCTCCCGCCTGGGGGAGGCCCAGGCCCGGGTCGCGGCCATGCTCCTTTTCACCTTGAGGGGTACCCCCACCTGGTACTACGGGGACGAGATCGGGATGAAGAACGGGGAGATCCCCCCGGAGAGGGTGCAAGACCCCGCCGCCCTCCGCCAGAAGGACCGCCTGGGGGAGCACAACCTGCCCCCGGGCCGGGACCCCGAGCGGACCCCCATGCAGTGGGACGACACCCCCTTCGCGGGCTTTTCCACCGTGGAGCCCTGGCTTCCCGTGAACCCCGACTACAAGACCCGGAACGTGGCCGCCCAGGAGCAAGATCCCCGCTCCATGCTCCACCTGGTGCGCCGCCTCATCGCCTTGAGGAAGGACCCCGACCTCCTCTACGGGGCCTACCGCACCTACCGGGCGAGGGAGGGGGTCTACGCCTACCTCCGGGGGGAGGGGTGGCTTGTGGCCTTGAACCTCACGGAGAAGGAGAAGGCCCTGGAGCTGCCGCGCGGGGGGAGGGTGGTCCTCTCCACCCACCTGGACCGGGAGGAAAGGGTGGGGGAAAGGCTCTTCTTGCGCCCGGACGAGGGCGTGGTGGTGCGGCTAGACTAG